One region of Carya illinoinensis cultivar Pawnee chromosome 8, C.illinoinensisPawnee_v1, whole genome shotgun sequence genomic DNA includes:
- the LOC122318165 gene encoding putative receptor protein kinase ZmPK1 produces the protein MHQSDNVTSCIRIMDISIFFLLLTLIQTPLLSSSSKTSDVLRGSSLSVENPSDKLVSLNGDFSAGFFPVGENAFCFAIWLTRSSAPTIVWMANRDDPVDGTGSQLALSKDGKLCLTNSVGITVWATRTAASTPLESSKLQLQLQNTGNLVLNHSQSGVIWQSFDSPTDTLLPQQTLTRISTLVSKSSKVDYSSGYYKLFFDNDNVLRLLYQGPVVSSLYWPEPWLSDPGLAGRSMYNSSRAVVLNESGYFWSSDHLVILATDFGVKTHRRLTLDRDGDLRLYSLKAMNEGWDWVVTWQAVSDPCTIHGICGPNSVCSYDHAFGRRCSCLQGFKIKDPTDWSFGCEADFNLPCNQSHEKLSSFLQLSHVEFYGYDIEFQPNVTLQHCKNECLTTCACKGFQFKFSAADGGYLCYPKYELYNGQLTPNFEGDFYLKVPKAGFLYNQTLDASESRLNCIAELSRQVGGTYENKTVKLLLWFATAVGGLEVICIFLVFFSLFMSSKNSDPVAEGYLLMSRFKRFNFSELKKATRGFVEVIGRGGGGVVYKGILPDKRVAAIKRLDEANQGEAEFLAEVNTIGRLNHMNLIEIWGYCAEGKHRLLVYEYMEHGSLAEKLTSNELDWKKRFDIAVGTAKGLAYLHEECLEWVLHCDVKPHNILLDSNYQPKVADFGLSKLLNRGEHDHSSFSKMRGTRGYMAPEWVYNLPITSKVDVYSYGIVVLEMVTGKSPTGTQHSSGGEGAKEHTRLNTQVREKIIYAYGEASRESWNIEEIVDPSMGGRYDSAKMELLLKVALQCVAEDKNHRPTMTQVVEMLRCQEAVD, from the coding sequence ATGCATCAATCAGACAACGTAACCTCTTGCATTCGCATCATGGATATCTcaattttcttccttcttcttacGCTCATCCAAACTCCTCTCCTATCTTCATCATCAAAAACATCTGACGTTCTCAGAGGCTCATCTTTATCTGTTGAGAACCCAAGCGACAAACTGGTTTCTCTCAATGGTGATTTCTCTGCGGGATTTTTCCCGGTAGGTGAAAACGCTTTCTGCTTTGCCATATGGTTGACAAGGTCCTCAGCTCCGACCATTGTTTGGATGGCAAACCGAGATGATCCGGTTGATGGAACAGGGTCACAGCTTGCGCTTTCCAAAGATGGCAAGCTTTGCCTAACAAACTCGGTCGGTATAACCGTTTGGGCCACCAGAACAGCAGCCTCGACCCCTTTAgagtcctcgaaattgcaactACAGCTCCAAAACACCGGAAATCTTGTTCTAAATCATTCTCAGAGTGGTGTCATCTGGCAGAGCTTTGATTCACCAACAGATACTCTTCTTCCACAACAAACGCTAACCAGGATTTCAACCCTTGTCTCAAAATCAAGCAAAGTAGACTATTCTTCTGGCTACTATAAGCTATTTTTTGACAACGATAATGTCCTTCGTCTGTTGTACCAAGGTCCTGTTGTATCCAGTCTCTACTGGCCTGAACCATGGCTTAGTGATCCTGGACTAGCCGGAAGGTCTATGTACAACTCTAGTAGAGCTGTAGTACTGAACGAGTCGGGCTATTTCTGGTCATCTGATCATTTGGTGATCCTAGCTACAGATTTTGGTGTGAAAACTCACAGAAGATTAACTCTTGATCGTGATGGTGACCTTCGATTATACAGCCTGAAAGCAATGAATGAGGGGTGGGATTGGGTTGTCACATGGCAAGCGGTGTCGGATCCATGCACGAttcatggcatatgtgggccCAATAGTGTTTGTAGTTATGATCATGCTTTCGGCAGGAGATGCTCTTGCTTGCAGGGATTCAAGATCAAAGATCCAACTGATTGGTCTTTTGGGTGTGAAGCAGACTTCAATCTCCCTTGCAATCAGAGTCATGAAAAGCTGTCTAGTTTTCTCCAACTTTCTCATGTTGAGTTCTATGGCTATGATATAGAGTTCCAGCCTAATGTGACCTTACAACACTGTAAAAACGAATGCCTGACGACGTGTGCTTGCAAAGGTTTCCAATTTAAATTTAGCGCAGCTGACGGGGGCTATTTATGTTACCCCAAGTATGAGTTATACAATGGACAACTTACACCAAATTTTGAGGGagacttttatttaaaagtacCCAAAGCTGGTTTTTTATATAACCAGACGCTGGATGCCTCCGAATCAAGGTTGAATTGCATAGCCGAACTTAGCAGGCAAGTTGGAGGAACGTATGAAAATAAGACAGTGAAGCTTTTGCTTTGGTTTGCTACTGCAGTGGGAGGCCTAGAGGTAATCTGCATTTTCCTTGTGTTCTTTTCCTTATTCATGAGCAGTAAGAATTCCGACCCAGTTGCAGAAGGATACCTCCTGATGTCTAGATTCAAGCGATTCAACTTTTCTGAGCTGAAGAAGGCCACACGGGGATTCGTTGAAGTGATTGGACGAGGAGGGGGAGGGGTAGTATACAAAGGTATACTGCCCGATAAGCGAGTTGCAGCAATCAAAAGACTCGACGAAGCTAACCAAGGAGAAGCCGAATTCCTAGCAGAAGTAAATACCATTGGGAGGCTTAACCACATGAACTTGATAGAAATCTGGGGATACTGCGCAGAGGGAAAGCATAGGCTTCTGGTGTACGAGTACATGGAGCATGGATCCTTAGCAGAAAAACTTACTTCTAATGAACTTGATTGGAAAAAGAGGTTTGATATTGCAGTGGGCACAGCGAAGGGCCTAGCTTATTTGCATGAAGAGTGCCTAGAGTGGGTTTTACATTGTGATGTAAAGCCTCATAACATACTCTTGGACTCCAACTATCAACCAAAGGTAGCAGATTTTGGTCTGTCCAAACTACTGAATAGAGGTGAGCATGATCATTCAAGCTTCTCAAAGATGAGAGGAACTAGAGGTTATATGGCTCCTGAATGGGTTTATAATCTTCCTATCACCTCTAAAGTTGATGTCTATAGCTATGGGATTGTGGTGCTGGAAATGGTTACTGGAAAGAGCCCCACAGGTACGCAGCATAGCTCTGGTGGCGAAGGGGCGAAAGAGCATACTAGATTGAACACGCAGGTGAGGGAGAAGATCATTTATGCTTATGGTGAAGCTTCAAGGGAGTCGTGGAATATTGAGGAAATTGTAGATCCAAGCATGGGCGGCAGATATGACTCGGCTAAAATGGAACTTCTGCTCAAGGTGGCTTTGCAATGCGTTGCAGAAGACAAGAATCATAGGCCCACCATGACCCAGGTTGTAGAGATGCTTCGCTGCCAAGAGGCCGTTGACTGA